The window TTATTTTGCCATTTACACTACAAGAGAGAAACAATGATCGGGCTCACGACGGGTTAAGGCGGGGTTAGGATTATCCTGTATTTTTTACACAATAAGACAACATTAAGACAAGGTGGTAATATCAAAATTAGTTTAGCTTTTATTTGGTTGGCCCTCTTACCCTTAAAATTTGGAAAAAGTTGTCCGAACCATTAGGGAAGGGTATGTTAGCACCTTTCTCAGTCTATTTTCCACACATGAAAAGTACGCGCTACCCTCTTATGTATGAAACCATTTTGTCACACTTTATTGATTTACTCTTCGCTGTTATTTGCTCATAAAACCCTCGTataaaaattatgggaaaaaaatgcTATCCGGTCAGGTGGAGTCTGCGTCTAGACATATGAACGCACTAAATTACCATATTgttcatataaaataaaaaatctcatccatgttgatgcccttagGCACACTCTCATTATGCTTGGGACCTaatttctcttcacccatggagATGTGAACCCATGACAATGAGTGTTTTCAACCTATACAATAGGAGGTGGGAGTTAATGATTACATAAGAGTTCGATTACAAGGTTACATACTAGTGGAGAGGAGATTTTCTCTTCTTAATCCTAGAATTTGGCCCCAAAGTTTCTTTATGGTTAACATCCAATATAAactttccttcaattttttccACAATAACCACAACGATTTTGAAGGGATTTCCTCGTGATGGTTGTGGTGGGAGAAAGAtgaactaggggtgtcaattccaggcccagcCCGGCAGGCATGAATGAGCCTGACTTGTTAAAGCTCGGCCCGattattaaacgtgtcgggcttaagcccaacATGTTTAATAATCGGTCATTCCCGATGTACGGTCCTTGCTCGTTGGACACCCGACTGGACAGACCGATTACGAGTCCGTTTAAACCCTCCATGGCTCCATTTTTCCTTGGCgtccaaaatcaaaatcgactAAAAGCCCTAACCTCTCCAAGGCTCAATAAGCCAATGATTTTCAATGAGAGTGCTGtcgcgtaggccacactcccaaacagaaAATTACTTCCCTTCATGTAATTTCATGAAActttattttcacttttcaaTGACTTTCCTTTActtgtttgggttgggttgggtctaTTTTTCATATTGTTTGCCTAGTTTTCATGACAGTCCACCTTATGCCGTTTTGCATCATATGAGGTCTTCACTAATCAAACATAAAATTTGATGGGAAGTCCTCCCCTTAAATTAGCCACGTGTTAACTTCCTGGTCTCATCTATAGAAAATGCTCTCCCGAAGAGAGTCAAGCGTTGAAAAATTACAGCGTGCGCGTTAACAAAACGGTGCTTGTAAATCCGCTTTACTTCGTTCAAGTGCTTGCTGAATTCACGTCCTAACTGATCTACGATAAAAAAAGCAAGGGTGCTCGTAGAtcagctccccccccccctcattaGTATTTGATGAGATTATGTTTAAGGATGGTTATGCTTACTAATGAAAATTAGTaactgttgcgtgtgaaaaacTGCGTCgtccggttcgcccacggatgagcctgcaaaaaacaGAGTGaacgcaagagagccggtgtggctccggcctaggaatctccgacgctcaaatcaggtctccagtgcaacaacgtaacagcttagtaaaaagtgagatgagcgtttgagctccatacctgagtatttatagagtgaggtgaggcagttgggagagtcctagtatggtaagagtTCTTCTCTTAGAAAGCTTTCTTGCGTAGAGcgaagtggagagttatttttggggtcCAACTCTTATTAAAGTAAGAGTCCATACTTGGCGTGATTTTGTATCGCGTTGGGATTGTGgttcgatccttatcccgtgattctcaaGACGTGGCTCCGCGATTCTCAGCGGGCCGTTATGAGGActttggtggagggctcggcctcgaagGTCGGCCAGTGAGGTCAGCATGGGAGGTTAGCctcggcagtcacctcggcctaggcCGCCCTATGTATGCTCGGCCGGAGTTTTAAGGCTGACTTGGGTGATGTGTCGCGGGTTTGGCCGAGTGCTCGGCCCGGCCATGCGACCTGACGAAGATCGGGTCGGCCCGATTTCCGATTCAACTCTGCTTGGTTCTTGGGGTGACCTCGGCTTGACCACGTGACAGCTTCTGACTagtgaggtgattttatgttGTATCAGTAACAGTACTATGTCTTTAAGGAAAGGTTCAGACTTTGATCACAATTCGTATGATCtggatatttgaaaattttttcttacccaaaaaaaaaaaaatttaaaattttaattatgcTTTTGGTAAACGCATGAAGAAAATTAATTCTTCACTTTTTGTGATGGGATTAGATTTTCTTATGGAAATGACACCAtaagtgctttttttttttccttaccaAGTTAaaacttctttattttttggatagaaTTATCAAGTTAATCATCTATATTGGGTCGGGCCCAGATCCATTTTCTGGTTTATATGAATCTTATATAGTTGGGTTTGGGCCCGACCCTAAATGTAGCCCAAATAATCCTGCCCAACATATGTCCAAAATCTATGGCCCAGGGCCAGCCCTAACCTGACAAAAATAAGGTTCGTACTGTCCTGAATCCTGATCTCAGGCTGGCCCGGCCCAAGATTTCATCCCTAATATGTAAAAGCAAGACACCATAGAATCTTGATTCTACCCTCGAAGAGGACGCACATAATGAAAGGGTTCCCACGTCATATTAATTACCGTGTAGGAAACGATTTCATCAATTAAGGGTTATGTATGGTAactgttgcatcaagaactGTGCCGGAGCGACCTGTTCCTGCAATACAGAATTAGCAAGAGAGGGCCGGGCTATACCGGTTGGTccactccgatgcctaaatCAAAACTCTTTGCAACagataaaaaaattgaatttagaTGATCGTGGAGAGAATTTACCCAATCATTTATAGGTGATGAGTGAGGCATGGTGGGTAGAATCGTGCCCTATTAGGAATATAGAGTCCTAGGCATAGAGTGAGAGATTTTAAGAGTAATTCTAGGGATAGTgttgatcccttgatccccttgcACTTTATTAGGCAACGTAGGGGCGTTAATCTCGGGCCACGGGGTTTCGTGGCGTGTTCTCTTTTAGTGGAGTGTAGAGTTCGGATCGTCCTTATAAGGTCGCTCCCACCTTCCACAAGTTGGTCAGGTTTTGGTCTGGTCGCGCTCTAAGGAAGGGTCGACCTACGAGCTTTCGTCACTGGACGATGCTTAGCTTCGCATGAACGTGCCCTGAGGCTCAGTGCGCGCCTGGATCCCATTCTTTTGGATGAGGACGGCTCATGCTCGTCCAACACACTCTCAGCTCGTTCCTGATGTACGTGTCAGCTTCTTATTGGCCATCGTTTCGTGACATATCAGTGACGTTTCAAAAAATCGATTCTGgtgtcttttatattttttgaaacagaaacGACCTAAAAATTGTATGGCATcactgtttgttttgttttttttgtttttttttattttttttatgcaacAGAGCAAACACTGGGCACACTTTTGAGCCCCACGTGAGAaacaccaatttggtgtttctcaCATTTAAGAATCAATCATGGGAAAAAGCGGAGAAACACGGTGCGTTTTTAAGTTATGAGGGGCCTTATTGTCATTTGCCACTTCAAACATAAGAAAGGAAAACCTAACGCCATTTCTTTGTTTGACATCGCCTCCATCCTAAGGTTTTCTTCACCAAGCTTCCAAAAATCGCCGGGGATGACTCCGATCTTCAAACGGTAATGGTAGACCTCTctgcgtctctctctctcacgcatGAACTTACtgattttgtttgattttctaCAAACCTATTTAGAGGACTCGACGAAGAGTTTGCACAGGAGGTAGCAATTCGGAGTGCTTGGAAGAGAATCGTTGCAGGTAAGTGGTGAAATGCCATATCAATTCTCTCACTTTCTCTATCGTTATTGCTGTCTGAACTTGGAATCTTGTGATGTTGCAAACCCtaggttttggggttttttgtaGATTTTGTTCAGTTGGGATTTTGGAACAGGGACTTGGTTGAGATTTTATCTACCAATCAATATATTTGATTAATATTACCATCTTAAAGCTACCATGAATCATATAAGCACTATCTGTATCCTGAAACCTTGGGCACCCCTCTATGTTCCATAAGCTTCTGATCTCCAACCCTTCTTCCCAGGCCCTCTTGCTTGCCTAAACACTCAATATGAGAGTGTGATAACCTGCAGTTCTTTGGGTACTTTTTAAGTAAGCGTTCCACAGTTGAGTTTAAATTGTTTAATGCATTCTTGAATACTATCTTCTCATCACCACCAACTGTGGGATTGATTGTTGCTGTGTTCCTTGACAACACATTGGAAGTGGAGAAGTCAAAGAAGGACCGAGGGATGCCTTGTTGGGTCAAGTTCAGAACATTTAGAGGTGATAACAGAAATGAGGAGTTCTACACTTTGCCTTTCAATCTCAACAGGTTCTTTCCACCCACATAGCAAATCCACAACTGGGTCACCAAGCAAGCTCTATCATGTGAACTGGAGTTCTAGTGAAGGGTTCTCAATCGGAgttgagaatgaccattttttGAGGACTTCTAGGCGACCTTTGCTTCTTCTATAATTTTTTCACACTATCATTGGGTGGGTTCTCAAGCATTGTAAAGCATTTGATCTAGGCTTTGTAGGATCTGATGTAATAATAAGGTAAATTTTGCATCTTTCTGTTCAAGCTTGGATTGAAATTTCAACAATGGCAGTAATGAAACCAACAAACAAGATTTTCCATTATTGGGTTCTTTCCTCTTAAAATTCCATTCTTGACTTCTGTTGCAGTCTGATACTCTTAAGAACTTtcttaaataaataagaaaaagggaaaatagggAGAGGAAACACAAAGAAGCCTCAGATTGCCACTTAACATCAAAGGAAAATTCAGACGGTAATTCCAACAAAATATCAAGTAATATCATTATATGGCTTCAACCAATAAAcagattaaaattaaaaaatatatatgtaaaagcCATGATGTAGGTGATAATTACATAATTTTTTGTAAACAGCATAAATGATTCTGTTTAAGTGCAACCCATACAGATTTCAGTTTCTTCTAAATTTCAGAAacgtttatttttttttggattaccatacaacattttaGAACCCAGAAATAGAAACGTTcaaaaaacatagaaacaaataaaagtgTGTCGGAcccaaaaatactaaaaaaaaacagaagcgtTACCATACAAAGAGACCCCACGGATCAATCTTGaggatgtcaaatttcagctcgAACCGGTTGGATTGATCGATTCATTCTAATTCGAATCAAACTgacttattggtttggttttgggttagggttttatggAATTGGTAGTAGctgaaaccaaactgaactGACTGAAATAAAACATTGGATTGAATCCAAcaaaaaccaaggccaaaccgATTGTATCACGATAAGaaacacaaaacccaaaaaactaagGTTTTCCTATTAATTTccttaaggaaaaaagaacgctaTTTGTTAAGTACTTGATCGATACACCAAAAGCTTTGACactgatggaacacgttaaatcaagtcTTTTAACCTATTCCATactaggctggtccaatctagcacccatacactagagtggatCCTAAGGCACATAACACAATTTGGGTGTGTGTGGTGCATTGTCCCTGCGACTAGACAAAGAGGTGGTGAAATGATCGTCACGCCACTTTGAAAAGATGGAATTTCCTAAGGGCACAACGATCATTTCACCTGCCCCTATATCTGGGCACAGGGGCAATGTGTCAATGTACCATATGCGTATAGGTAGCactcttttccatttctttaAAGATACATGTAAACCCAAAACTAGATCAAACGAAACCCAATAACAGCCCAACtacaaactaaaaataaaaatgaaacaagaaaaacacTGTCTAATCATGTGGCCCCTACACCTAGACATTAgatcccataaaattatttttctatttttataaaataaaaaatctcatccatattaATATCCGTGTACATACTCTCATTGACCCTATAGATGCAAGAGCCATGCGACCAACAATCTCGTCTTAAAAATGATAAGAAATCGAATTAAATTGGGCCAAAATTGAAACCGATTTAAACCACAAACTACAAACTTCCTAACAATTTGATTATAAGTTTTCCTAGAAACCTACTATTGATTCAACTCGACAGAACCGACGGATTGACACAAACGAAAGGGATAGAATTTTAGTGTGAAAAGTGAAAACGATAGGATCTAGAGTCTAGACCCTGGACTGAGGAAAAGCATCTATACATTGTCGGTGtagggatctttttcccaacaGGCCCTGATTTCGAGTACCGAGACTTTCCGATGAGTGACGTTCCCACAATTTGTCGGCTCTACTGTCCCATCACACGCGCGCCATCTCACGAGTTCTCCGCCGAATTCCAGTAAGGGCCACGTGGTAGTAACCAACAAGCCGGCTCGCGTGAAGAGTTATTTCCATATGACACATGCTGACGATTTTGTGGGGCCCATTACCTTTTTGGCGGCTCAATAATagaacctgccaaaccaaggGAGAGAACACTGCCAAGTGCCGGTCATGAGGGACGTgtttgtttcctatgccctTTATTTACCAGTCACCATCGGGCCCACAGAAAAGGACTAACCGGTTTTTGGGTTGCATGAGTCGTGTTGTAGCTTTGCCTCGGAAACAAGCGTGGGAAGGAAGGTGCGTGGAGAAGGAGAAGTTTCGCCTTCTCCGTCTTCTTATATTTTTGAGTCGCGATTCAATATTAACTGAGTCTCATGTGGCTTATGACTTTCACCGTCAGATTAGTATCTGATCTGACAGGACAACAAAAAGGTATGATTATCTGATTATAGATTTCGATCCGACGTTAAAAGATCGCAACCAATATGAGGAATGTAACGTCAAATCAAAATCTCACTAATCaattttttctcctttgttttaaataataaaaaaggtaaGTTAGTAACAATAAAGCCAAACAGGGGCGCCTCAATCCCTCTTGCTATACTGAAGCCAGGGTTCTTCGTTTATTTCCTCTAGCTTTTGCATTGCAATCTCTGTACCTTTACGTGTTGCAGATAGATCTAATTAACTTACAGAAGTGAACGAGATCTTGATTCATTAGCGGAAGAGGTAAGAAACCCTTATAATATTCGTTTCTGCTTCATATACAGTGATGATTTCTGGTAGTAATGTAATAGATCCATAAtcctttcttttgtctttctTATATTGAAATTGGAGTATTGGAATCAGAATATTACTGTCTATATTGGTTGATTCTTCACTGTCACACTATCTTCTGTTTTAATGGCCGTAGATATACCCATCCTAAGGGAATTTCATCCCCGGTATTTACAGAGTTCTATGATCATGGCGGAGTTaggagaaaaccagaaaaatctGGAGACCGATTCTTTTCCAATTTCCTTTACAATATTAGAAAGAGTCAATTACTCAGAAGTTCCCAAACTCTTACGGTGAAACTCCGAGTCTCCAATTGGGGAAGGAAGATAGGGtgggagggtatttttgtcaagTCAGTAGTCAGGGCAATTGTGTTGGACTCTTGActttcagttttttatttctttgttcttATCAATTCTCTTTTGATCATGTCAAGAAGCCATGCTTTTGTTATTTCAATTTTGCAGTTTTTTTCATTCTTCGATActacagagagaaagagaaagaaagatgggtTCTGAAGAGAGTTGGGATCGAGTGAAGAACGAGACCGGATGTCAAACTCCTGAAAGTCACCGTCCCTGCGCGAACGGGTGTGGCTTCTTTGGTACACCAGCGACTCTGAACATGTGTTCCAAGTGCTACAGGGATTTCTGTATCAAAGAGCAGCAAGACGCATCGGCCAAAGCTGCCGTTGGGAGATCTCTCAGCCCCACAAAATCGATAACAACATCGCAATTGCAGCAGCAACTGCAACAATTATCAATTCCTTCGTTATCTgacgattcttcttctttggttccaccatcatcatcgtcaGCGTCGTCATCATCTGAATGTGATTCTTCTGCTGTTGATTCCACTTCCACGACCACCGGTGGTGTTGGTGTTGAAACAGGCGTGGTGAAGAAGAGGTGCATGAGCTGTAAAAAGCGGGTCGGTGTGTTGGGGTTCAAGTGCAGGTGTGGTAGTATTTTCTGCTCGGAGCATCGGTACCCAGAGGTGCATGCGTGCACGTTCGATTTCAAGGCTATGGGTCGGGACGCCATGGCCAACGTTAATCCTGTCGTCAAGGCTGACAAGTTGCAGAGGTTCTGAAAACCTTCTCTCGTAATTATTAATCCGTTCGTTAGGTGTTATCCTTTTtagtttcctctttttttcttgtttctttcttggTTTATGCTGGGAAGAAAGGCGTTGCTACTTGCTATCAGTGTTTGGGTGCTGCGACTTGggacaaattttcttttctgttggGACTTACTTGGGAGGGGAAACGGGAATTGGGATGGGAAACTGGTCGTTGAAATCCAGGCTGGATGGATGTTTAGGTATTTGGGTAAAGTTGATTCGGATAATGGAGTTGTTTTCAATTTGCACGGTTGcaccaaaaatttatttttggagatgcctgtactttgccctaattataATTTCATACCCAAAATCTAAGCTGATCTCTAGAGGTGAAACAGGGCCGGGTTGTGTGGGGGTTTTTAatacccagcccaaccctgagtcctcttagctcagccTAAGCccgttgagatatctcaacccaggcccaatCCTATTGGGCTCAGCCCAACCCAGGCCAACCATGATTGACCCTAATTGGACTGGGCTAGGCCGAGTTGGCCCGAATTGACCCTATTTTTGTgatcaaactctttttttttttttttttccggttaaTTTGCGTCGTcgtatgaattaaaaaaatgagaaaatatgATTGGATATTGTTTTTTTATACTCAAATGATTATTAgatttctttgggttaaaacaCTTAGTCCAATCTTAAATTTTAAATACTTCTTTTTGGTATACCAATAGATAATTGTAAAACATAACTTAACATAGGGCTACCTGAgccctcaaccctagcccagcccGATCCTAACCCCGGGCCTGAAAATTCCAACTTTAATCTGCCCTCATGGTTGAAAAATCCTTCCCAAGCCCTCTTCGGGTTTAGAGCGGGCCAGGGTGGGCTCAAGGCTCAAGCCGACAAGGTCAAACTTACATCTTTTCTCCTAATATCTCTAGATCTAGGATTTGAATCAATGTCTTTTCATTGTTTCCTTACATTCGGATCCTTCTGGCTGATGGTGTTAGCCTAGAGTTGGTTATAGTTTGAAAAAGGGTTCGTTtccaaagtgaaagaaaaaatgaaatcacTTTTGGATAGGGATACTTCCTATGTATCCTCCATACCTGTACAAAGAATTCGTTTCCAAAGCGAAcgaaaaattgaaatcaattttgGATAGGTATACTCCCTATGTAGCCTCCATACCTGTGCAAAGGGTTCGTTtccaaagtgaaagaaaaaatgaaatcacTTTTGGATAGGTATACTCCCTATGTATCCTCCATATCGGTGCACCAGGGTGAGTTGGGTACCTACCTGGAAAGCCGTCCCGTGCCATTCAACGGTTAAGGTAGCTCTACAACAAGAGGTTGAGTATGAGGACAAATCCCCAAAAGGGATGTTGATTCGTAGGTATTTAAAACCCCGGTCAATCTTCACAGTTATATTTTATGAGTTATTTAATAGCCTTTGTGGGTCTTTTCGAGTTTATACATGCTCAACAAGATCAC is drawn from Telopea speciosissima isolate NSW1024214 ecotype Mountain lineage chromosome 1, Tspe_v1, whole genome shotgun sequence and contains these coding sequences:
- the LOC122648965 gene encoding zinc finger A20 and AN1 domain-containing stress-associated protein 1-like, with amino-acid sequence MGSEESWDRVKNETGCQTPESHRPCANGCGFFGTPATLNMCSKCYRDFCIKEQQDASAKAAVGRSLSPTKSITTSQLQQQLQQLSIPSLSDDSSSLVPPSSSSASSSSECDSSAVDSTSTTTGGVGVETGVVKKRCMSCKKRVGVLGFKCRCGSIFCSEHRYPEVHACTFDFKAMGRDAMANVNPVVKADKLQRF